TCCCAATACGTATTCAATGCCACCCATGTGAATGATCTAATATGTTACCGATGTGCCTTTCTATACAGACGGTAACAAATGTTATGTGACATAAGATTGATTATGGGAAGTACCATATTGCTTCATAATTCATAGTATCTCAAATCAAAATAAGGCTTCAAAAGTAAAAGTATTCGAAGTTGATTATTTGGTGTATCGCTTCAGTTGATTCAGTAAACCAATGAAGGAAATTTTGATTCCATTCATTGGTTTCAGTTTTCTTAAAAATCGAAAGTTTTCACTTCCTCAATTTTGCAGGAAAGTTCGACAGAAGCATAATTGGGAAGTGCTAATCCAAGAATATAGATATTCTTTACACAAGCGTCCACACCATCACGTTTATAATATTTATCTGGATTAATCTCGGCAAGGATTGGAATCAAAATGCCATTTAGAAGCTCTGAAGATGCCGCTGCTCCTGATGAGTTGACTCCCAGAGAGGCAAATTTGACACCATCTATTCTTTTGGAAGCTTGGAGGAGTTCTTCTTTCGCATCTGCCCCCAAGATATTGTCTTTATTGAGCTTAGCAAGAGTTGGTTGGTTGCAGTTTGTCACTAAAGTCATCCCCAAAAGAATGATCCCTACGATAATCGATTTTCCAGATTGTTTCATATCGGAAAAATTTTATACGAATGTATGTAGAAAAGTCAATCGGAATCGTATGAAGGACTTGTTCCCATTTTAGAAAATAAGTTCAATTGGGTTTGGAATCGTGAAAAGATCGAGGATGGTACTCGAATCCAGCAGAGAATTGGTTCTAAAGGTGAACTTTTGTTTGTAATTTTTTCAAAAGGGAAGGTAGGAGTGGACTTTTTATGAAAATTCTGTTAGGGTTGGATTTGGGAAAAAAGCCCACAAGGCCCACCTCCACCACCCAATTCGGGGCGGGGGCCGCCCCTACTTTCATGTGACATAGAAATCTTATGTAGACTTCTTGTTTTGGTCGTTCATCCTCTTTTGGATCACTTCATTCAACACTTCTACTAACTCTTGGAATTCATCCCCTTTTCGAATCCGAATGGTTTCAATTGGGTCTCCAGAAGCCATCCTCTGCAAGGAACGTTTGATGCTAAAGACAGGACCTGCCATTTTATGTGATTTGAAAATGGAGAAAACTGTGATTAACAATAAATATAAGACAGAAAGTGTCACCACTGCATCAAATTGGATGGTGTATAAATTCAGTTGGTGGTCGTAATTGGGCAGATAAATTTCCCGTGGTACAAACTTTTCTTTGGCTTCACCTGGAGCCGCATCTTCGTTTTCCACTTTCCAATACACTGTTTGTGCATCCTGACGAAGGCGGAACACTGCCCCACCATCATATTTGGATTGGTTCAACCAATATAAGAACAAAAGAGTGACAATCACCCCAGAAATAAACAGAAGAGAATAATGTGCTAAGAATTTTAATTGGAATTCTTTATCGATGAGATAACGAAATCGAAAGTTTTTTTTGTGATTCTCTGGCATAATTTCCTTTATATGATCTTAGAGGTATTCGGTAAAGAGCCTTTCAGAAAAAGGAAATCTTGTCAAAAAACTTATGAATTTTAACGGATTTTTTCGGTTTCGAGAATGTTTTTGATGGGGATTTCGATCTTTCCATCCATCCCTTGGAAGTGGAGATGGGTTTCCGATTGTCCTAAAATCACACCTCGGTATTCGGTTCCATCCTCTAAACGAACCAATTCCAAACGAGAATGTTCAAGGTAAAGTAATGACTCTTTGGCAAGTATGGATTGGGTATAAAAAGCTTTAAGTTCTTTATCTTCTTTGGGACTCAATTGAGAGGCAATGACAGGGAATGTCTCTCCTTGTTTAACAACTGCTTGTTGTTTAGCATTTAGGATTAAATCCCCGAAAGCAACAGATCCTTCTCGCACCGCAACTGTTTCCACAAGTCCATCGTAGGAAATACTAAAAATAGTTCCACGAACTTGCGTAAGGTGTTCTCCTGCTTGGACAATAAACTCACTGTCTTTCGAAAGTTTAGAAACAGAAGCAAAAAGTTTTCCTTTTTTCACAGAGAACTTTTGTGAGTATGATCCTAGATCAGATTTTTGTAACGACTGAACAATGACTTCCGATTGGGGATTGATTCGTAACCAAGAACCAGTTTCAAACTGTAAGTCTACTTGGGATGCCAATTCCGTTGTGATGACATCTCCCGAAGTGATTTGGTATTTATTTACCAATGGTACTTTCGTAGCACTGCCAGCTGGAAAAACAAAAACCTTCCCCTTTACTTGGGATACAGAAACAGAAAGTGGAGAGAGAATCTCGCGTTTTTTCTCCATCACTGCCGAGGAAGACACTTCGGTAGAAGTGGTTTTAGGTTTGATGAGAAAAACAAACAATATGGCGGCTGCGATGGCAAAACTAGTCCCACCCACAAGGGTAAGACCTGCCGGTTTCCGAAAAAAAGAGAGGACTTTGTTTGGTCTAGAGGATGGTCCATTCCATTCTTCGCGAGGGGAACGTGTAACCAATGTTTCCCAATTTGGGAACTCCGCCTGCTCCGTCACTTTGGACGGTTTTCGCAAAAGGGCTTCCAACGCTTCTATGTGTTTTTGGTCTTCTAATTCGCTCATTCGTTTTAATCTGGAACCAGATTTTCCCTTTTTGCTATGGCCAATACTTTCTCAGTGGCTTTGATGACAAGCCTTGAGGCGGTGGAAACAGAAACTCCTAAGACCTCCGCGATTTGAACGAGTTGGAATCCTTCTACGTTTTTGAGTAATAACGCTGACCTTTCATCCTCCGAAAGTTCTCCTAAAAACGAATACAAGCGGTCTTCCAAATCTTGGTATTCTGCTTTTGTTTCTAATTTTGGATTATGACTGTGAAATTCGATTTCATCAGAAGCAATTTCCCTAGATGTGGAAAATTTTTTAGCATAATTAATGGATAAATTGCGAGCGATGGTGTACAGAACCATGATGGACTTCTCTTCCGAGAGACCAGCATTACCATAATGTTTATGGAAACTTAAAAAGCTGTCTTGCATCAAATCCATGGCTGTGTCCGCGTTTTGAGTGTACTTATAAAGAAAGTCAAAAATTCGTTTATGACTTCTTTCGTAGATTTGACTCATAGAGACAGAATTGTCGGACACAATCTTGTATGTGTTCGTAAAACCGAGTCTCTGACAAGTAAAATCCCATTCCTCTCTGTAAAAGAAAACAATTGGGGGACCTCCAATTCTCAAAAACTCAGATTATTTTTCGCGCAAAAGGGCATCATTGGCAGCATTTTTATAGGCACCAATCATTGTTGGGTAATTAAAAATATGTTCGGTGAAATACTCAATGGGTGCTTTCAGGTTCACAACACATTGTCCAAGAGCTATGAGTTCTGTTGCTTTGTCTGAAATGATATGAACACCAAGAACTCGCCTCGAATGTTTATCAAATAGGATTTTGAGTAATCCAACTTGGTCACCACTAATTTGAGCCCTAGTAATTGTATCAAATTTTGCAAGACCAACTCCATAGGAAACTCCTCGTTTTTTCAAAGCTTCTTCTGTGGGACCAATGGTTGCAATTTCTGGTAGTGTATAAATTCCAATTGGGAATTCTTCTGCATCAACAGGAACTGAAGGGTGACCAAACATATGTTTTGCGACATAAGCACCTTGGTACATAGATACTGATGCTAAACTTGGAAATCCAATTACATCTCCACAAGCGTAAATCGAAGGTACATTGGTTTGGTAATTTTCATTCACTTGGATTT
The Leptospira levettii genome window above contains:
- a CDS encoding RNA polymerase sigma factor, yielding MSQIYERSHKRIFDFLYKYTQNADTAMDLMQDSFLSFHKHYGNAGLSEEKSIMVLYTIARNLSINYAKKFSTSREIASDEIEFHSHNPKLETKAEYQDLEDRLYSFLGELSEDERSALLLKNVEGFQLVQIAEVLGVSVSTASRLVIKATEKVLAIAKRENLVPD
- a CDS encoding TIGR04452 family lipoprotein, coding for MKQSGKSIIVGIILLGMTLVTNCNQPTLAKLNKDNILGADAKEELLQASKRIDGVKFASLGVNSSGAAASSELLNGILIPILAEINPDKYYKRDGVDACVKNIYILGLALPNYASVELSCKIEEVKTFDF
- a CDS encoding FecR family protein codes for the protein MSELEDQKHIEALEALLRKPSKVTEQAEFPNWETLVTRSPREEWNGPSSRPNKVLSFFRKPAGLTLVGGTSFAIAAAILFVFLIKPKTTSTEVSSSAVMEKKREILSPLSVSVSQVKGKVFVFPAGSATKVPLVNKYQITSGDVITTELASQVDLQFETGSWLRINPQSEVIVQSLQKSDLGSYSQKFSVKKGKLFASVSKLSKDSEFIVQAGEHLTQVRGTIFSISYDGLVETVAVREGSVAFGDLILNAKQQAVVKQGETFPVIASQLSPKEDKELKAFYTQSILAKESLLYLEHSRLELVRLEDGTEYRGVILGQSETHLHFQGMDGKIEIPIKNILETEKIR
- a CDS encoding methyl-accepting chemotaxis protein, yielding MPENHKKNFRFRYLIDKEFQLKFLAHYSLLFISGVIVTLLFLYWLNQSKYDGGAVFRLRQDAQTVYWKVENEDAAPGEAKEKFVPREIYLPNYDHQLNLYTIQFDAVVTLSVLYLLLITVFSIFKSHKMAGPVFSIKRSLQRMASGDPIETIRIRKGDEFQELVEVLNEVIQKRMNDQNKKST